From a single Calothrix sp. NIES-2098 genomic region:
- a CDS encoding AMP-binding enzyme domain protein, translated as MAKQELQERAASIFGTSTNLTIGQLLIDGIRQNPGARAIAAPGRLPLTYARLYEHMQNVRATLNTMGLGVGDRVAIVLPNGPEMAAAFLAVAACATSAPLNPAYSAEQFDFYLGDLNAKALIVQAGKDSIAREVAAAHNIPIIELVPSLEAEAGIFELVGETHLPAVEGHQSRNEDIALVLHTSGTTVRPKIVPLTQANLYIAADIIKKALELEPSDCCLNVMPLFHVQGLFISILSSIASGGSVACTPGFDVTQFFTWLQTMQATWYSSVPTIHQAILNATDIHKTLDSIPKLRFIRSGGAALPRPVMKALEDFFQAPVLEGYGMTETGCIIALNPLPPRQRKPGSVGIATGMKLAIMDEAGNLLQPYEVGEIVVQGGHVMLAYENNPVANQNSFTNGWFRTGDQGYLDNEGYLFLTGRLKEQINRGGEKIAPREIDDVLLDHPAVDQAVAFAVPHPTLGEDLAAAIVLRPNTTVTEQEIREFVATKLAGFKVPNQIIFIPEIPKGSTGKLQRIGLAQKLKEQLQAKFLAPRTEIEKRLAAIWTQLLNLKEVGIYDNFFALGGDSLLAVRLFAQIEEKFRKNLPLSTLINAPTIEQLAQIVSSNSQSIQSSWSSLVALQPKGDQPPFFCIHGLGGEVLIFRELAMKLGTDRPFYGLQPIGLDGKQPLHTRIEDMAAEYIQQIQTIQPQGPYFLGGYSFGGIVAFEMAQQLRSQGEEIALLAMFDSFVPGSDRRLPLIERIAEHYQNLVNIGPSYLWQRVGVWNNLLKENFHKGKYHLKHKSQRYLNLSQNYLRHVSQQLSQTDPHIEIINVNTQASREYSFPTYPGRVVLLRTEDQNRFDATGIEYDPLLGWGEIVTGSLEMENIPGSHFTLFNEPYVEILAEKLQVWLNKAHSQVLAASEKISD; from the coding sequence ATGGCAAAACAAGAGTTACAAGAGAGAGCCGCGTCAATCTTTGGTACTTCAACAAATTTGACAATTGGGCAGTTATTGATAGATGGTATCAGACAAAATCCTGGAGCCAGAGCGATCGCAGCTCCAGGACGTCTGCCACTGACATATGCTCGCCTTTACGAGCACATGCAAAATGTCCGTGCAACCTTAAATACAATGGGGTTGGGAGTAGGCGATCGCGTTGCCATTGTACTGCCCAATGGCCCGGAGATGGCAGCAGCTTTTTTGGCTGTAGCTGCCTGTGCTACTAGTGCGCCGCTAAATCCGGCTTATAGTGCAGAGCAATTTGACTTCTATTTAGGAGATTTGAATGCCAAGGCACTGATTGTACAAGCAGGGAAAGATTCAATAGCCAGGGAAGTTGCAGCAGCACACAATATTCCCATTATTGAACTAGTGCCAAGCTTAGAGGCAGAGGCAGGAATATTTGAACTAGTAGGTGAAACTCACTTACCTGCTGTAGAAGGCCATCAAAGTCGCAATGAAGATATTGCTCTGGTTTTGCATACATCAGGAACCACCGTCCGTCCCAAAATTGTGCCTCTGACCCAGGCTAATTTGTATATTGCAGCAGACATTATCAAAAAGGCACTAGAGTTAGAGCCAAGTGATTGTTGCTTAAATGTTATGCCCCTGTTTCACGTACAGGGGTTATTTATATCTATCCTGTCCTCGATCGCATCTGGTGGTAGTGTTGCTTGTACTCCCGGATTTGATGTCACGCAGTTTTTTACCTGGCTGCAAACAATGCAAGCAACCTGGTATTCATCAGTACCAACCATTCATCAAGCAATTTTGAATGCTACTGATATCCATAAGACTTTAGATAGCATACCTAAACTGCGATTTATTCGTTCTGGAGGCGCTGCCTTACCACGCCCAGTCATGAAAGCCTTAGAAGATTTCTTCCAAGCTCCAGTACTAGAAGGTTATGGCATGACAGAGACAGGCTGTATCATCGCCCTCAATCCTTTACCACCTCGTCAGCGCAAACCTGGTTCGGTAGGAATTGCCACTGGCATGAAATTAGCCATTATGGATGAGGCTGGTAATTTGCTTCAACCTTATGAAGTTGGAGAGATTGTCGTACAGGGCGGCCATGTGATGCTCGCTTACGAAAATAATCCCGTAGCGAATCAAAACTCGTTTACGAATGGGTGGTTTAGAACGGGAGACCAAGGTTATCTAGATAACGAAGGTTACTTGTTCCTCACAGGTAGGTTGAAAGAACAAATTAATCGCGGTGGAGAGAAGATCGCTCCTCGAGAAATAGATGATGTACTACTAGACCACCCAGCAGTCGACCAAGCAGTAGCCTTTGCAGTGCCGCACCCTACCCTTGGTGAAGATTTGGCAGCCGCAATTGTCCTGCGACCAAATACTACTGTCACTGAGCAAGAAATTCGGGAATTTGTCGCCACCAAGCTGGCTGGTTTCAAAGTGCCAAATCAAATCATCTTTATCCCAGAAATCCCCAAAGGTTCCACAGGTAAACTCCAACGGATTGGTTTGGCACAAAAGCTCAAAGAGCAATTGCAAGCCAAATTCCTTGCACCCAGAACTGAGATTGAGAAGCGATTGGCAGCAATTTGGACCCAGCTATTGAATCTCAAAGAAGTCGGAATTTATGATAACTTCTTTGCATTGGGTGGAGACTCGTTGCTAGCGGTACGACTGTTCGCCCAAATTGAGGAGAAATTCCGCAAAAATCTGCCGCTGTCTACCTTAATTAACGCACCCACAATTGAGCAACTTGCCCAGATCGTTAGCAGTAACTCTCAATCGATACAATCATCTTGGTCATCGTTAGTCGCACTGCAACCCAAAGGCGATCAACCCCCATTCTTCTGCATTCATGGTTTAGGTGGCGAAGTCCTAATTTTCCGAGAATTAGCAATGAAATTGGGAACAGACCGACCATTTTATGGATTGCAACCAATTGGGCTAGATGGCAAACAGCCACTTCATACCCGAATTGAAGATATGGCTGCTGAGTATATTCAACAAATCCAAACGATTCAACCTCAAGGTCCTTATTTCTTAGGCGGCTACTCTTTTGGCGGTATAGTTGCCTTCGAGATGGCGCAGCAACTCCGAAGTCAAGGTGAGGAAATTGCCTTGTTAGCAATGTTCGATAGTTTCGTTCCTGGTTCGGACAGGCGATTGCCATTGATTGAGCGCATTGCCGAACATTACCAGAATCTGGTGAATATCGGGCCGAGTTATCTTTGGCAAAGGGTTGGGGTGTGGAATAATTTGCTCAAAGAAAATTTCCACAAAGGCAAGTACCATCTCAAACACAAATCTCAGCGTTACTTGAATCTGTCGCAAAATTATCTGCGCCATGTCAGCCAACAGCTATCGCAAACCGATCCGCATATAGAAATCATCAATGTCAACACACAAGCTTCCAGAGAATATAGCTTCCCAACTTACCCCGGTCGAGTCGTGCTATTGCGAACTGAGGATCAGAACCGATTTGATGCTACAGGTATAGAATACGACCCATTACTTGGTTGGGGAGAGATAGTGACTGGCTCTTTGGAAATGGAAAATATTCCTGGGTCTCACTTTACCCTATTCAACGAACCTTACGTAGAGATATTGGCGGAAAAATTGCAGGTGTGGTTAAATAAAGCACACTCACAAGTGCTAGCAGCTAGTGAAAAAATCAGCGACTAG